In Hyperolius riggenbachi isolate aHypRig1 chromosome 10, aHypRig1.pri, whole genome shotgun sequence, a genomic segment contains:
- the LOC137536458 gene encoding zinc finger protein 502-like has translation MTTSLRMDEDWSHMTERILDLTLEIICLLTGEIFPPVKPGDHMTIMMPPCHSLIPRRNKEKILEIANKITKLLMGEVERGHLEQWKYQETFIGDMEGEAAMEKGQYLEGHKDPYRYTMMENQPPLTSPGGSSNSSQPERYTGPSFASDHTEDTHIPHDDQNEEVTLVKVEEEGYMKGDQQSTEEVEITWSIKEEEEEETYVRGDQQSMEDSEILTIKEEEAETYAGKDWQPEEEGEMMRIIKEEDEDMYVMGTDDDVTMQRSKEEQEQEEHPVDISIAGEHNIRNTSEGHPDDTAEDNGITQCSPIPKNTRTRIPSADNGKAPSTGEELFATSQAAPSDISEACHRASTGTDPSNLQESSLDTSHISSHRGNQKFPCPECSRCCKSEATLTAHLKTHSHEPPLSCTECGKCFRFKSALVTHQRSHTGEKPYLCSTCNRSFSEKGSLKRHFKLHTGEKPFSCLECGKSFIHKGDLLRHRRVHTGERPFSCSECGKCFIQKGNLLAHQSIHTGELPFSCSECGKVFSQKGNLLKHQRSHTGERHFACSECGKGFIQKGDLLRHQRTHTGERPFSCSACGKCFSQKGVLLIHQRSHTGERPYSCSECGKCFTRKKYLIVHQKTHSH, from the exons atgaccacatccctgaggatggatgaggactgGAGTCACATGACTGAAAGGATATTagacctcaccctggagatcatttgcctgctgactggagag ATCTTTCCTCCCGTGAAGCCTGGTGATCACATGACCATTATGatgcctccatgtcactctctgATACCCAGGAGAAACAAGGAGAAGATCTTGGAAATCGCCAACAAGATTACTAAGCTTCTGATGGGAGAG GTGGAGAGAGGTCATCTGGAACAATGGAAGTATCAGGAGACGTTTATAGGAGATATGGAAGGAGAAGCTGCCATGGAGAAGGGGCAGTATTTGGAAGGACACAAGGACCCCTATAGGtacaccatgatggagaatcagccgcccctcacatcaccgg GTGGATCCAGTAACAGCAGCCAACCAGAGAGATATACTGGACCTTCATTTGCCTCAGATCATACAGAGGACACCCATATCCCTCACGATGATCAG AATGAGGAAGTGACACTTGTAAAAGTTGAGGAGGAAGGGTACATGAAGGGTGACCAGCAGTCTACGGAGGAGGTCGAAATAACGTGGtcaattaaagaggaggaagaagaagagacgtatgtgaggggtgatcagcagtctatggaggacagtGAAATattgacaattaaagaggaagaagcagAGACATATGCGGGGAAGGATTGGCAGCCCGAGGAGGAGGGTGAAATGATGAGGATAATTAAGGAGGAAGATGAAGATATGTATGTGATGGGTACGGATGATGATGTAACTATGCAGAGGAGTAAAGAAGAACAAGAGCAGGAGGAACATCCTGTAGATATCAGTATAG CAGGGGAACACAATATAAGGAACACCTCAGAGGGACATCCAGATGATACTGCAGAAGATAATGGCATCACACAGTGTTCACCAATTCCTAAAAACACCCGTACCAGGATTCCCAGTGCAGATAATGGAAAAGCACCCTCTACTGGTGAAGAGCTTTTCGCGACATCACAAGCTGCCCCATCAGATATCAGTGAGGCCTGTCACAGGGCCAGTACAGGCACAGATCCATCTAATCTGCAGGAATCTTCTCTTGATACATCACACATTTCCTCacacagaggcaatcagaaatttCCATGTCCAGAATGCAGCAGATGTTGTAAGTCTGAAGCAACTCTTACTGCGCACTTGAAAACGCACTCACATGAGCCGCCGTTGTCgtgtacagagtgtgggaaatgttttagatttAAATCAGCACTTGTCacacaccagagaagtcacactggtgagaagccatatttgtGCTCCACATGTAACCGATCTTTTTCAGAAAAGGGAAGTCTCAAAAGACATTTTAAGCtccacactggggagaagccatttTCCTGTTTAGAGTGTGGAAAATCTTTTATCCATAAAGGAGACCTACTGAGACACCGGCGAGTTCACACAGGAgagcggcctttttcatgttcagagtgtgggaaatgcttcattCAGAAAGGTAACCTTCTTGCACACCAGAGCATTCATACAGGGGAACTTCCTTTTTCATGTTCGGAGTGTGGGAAAGTTTTCAGTCAGAAAGGAAACCTTCTTAagcaccagagaagtcacacaggggaGCGGCATTttgcctgttcagagtgtgggaaaggcttcATTCAGAAAGGAGACCTTCTTAGACACCAGAGGACTCATACAGGGGAGCGTCCTTTCTCCTGTTCggcgtgtgggaaatgtttcagccaGAAAGGAGTTCTCCTGATACACCAGAGGAGTCACACCGGTGAGCGTCCTtattcctgttcagagtgtgggaaatgttttacgcgGAAAAAGTATTTAATTGTGCACCAGAAAACACACAGCCACTGA